In Bremerella cremea, one DNA window encodes the following:
- a CDS encoding CHASE domain-containing protein: protein MHSRKFLLRVVVELIVTVCLAFFVSELLLPLVAPRFPDAASRMIFLSLAMLLAGPVVVYRALTAWAYHDGKALSGDVVRPFFAIMACGVLLTTLATIWMAYESRRDSEAKFDALAERVKVEMTRRMANFEYGLKALRGLHEASEEVSLKEFRNYCEVVNPVESFPGAMGQGFIRRVQSSQRDAFLNWAHENLGRDFKIKSAGSVKEHDNYYVICHIEPLARNQAAWGLDVGSERNRREAADKAIQTGLPTLTAKINLVQDQLNHNGFLYYLAVYETGMPRNTAEERDKAFMGWAYMPITSELALEGIIQSADEMLDIEVYDDTALDPSSKLFCGHGFHFPEGGVAKASYRPQFIKSFPEQIGGRHWTVQITSNPNFDKTISFMRPEITILFGGLLTFLVAAVVWNMGSSRRQAIQLAETMTVDLKTAKDEAEQNAHRFTAIFINVPVGVALLDADGRVLNINPEGLKLWEAYSRRQLRGCSLLDQVPDDGHAAVLHTLKEAVAGRDAHTEFQMIGFRGTVRLVEMHAVVVGNVRHDGASTQILTAMRDITKQRRTENELREARSRAEAANQTKSEFLANMSHEIRTPMTAILGYTDLLAEEQHREVSLNDRMEYINTIRRNGEHLLMIINDILDLSKIEAGKMTVESVPTRIDMVVREVMELMQVKAAAKGLALSATIETKIPKVIPCDPIRLRQILVNLVGNAIKFTEIGCVRVQCRYDSTSKAVQIAVEDSGIGMTEMQMERLFQAFVQADNSMTRRFGGTGLGLRISKRLAEILGGDITITSEIGIGSTFCVSLFIDNIHDSNWLEPTEHLEAIGKVDSSDQAKAKEHKRPLQGMKILLAEDGPDNIRLISFHLRKAGAEVDTVENGKLLIEKMTVDGTVEGELKDPSPCDVVLTDMQMPEMDGYEAARLLRAKGARLPIVALTAHAMSGDLKKCLDAGCSAYATKPIDRDRLIKSVQRFHPEAMSSTVI from the coding sequence ATGCACTCCCGCAAGTTCCTATTACGGGTCGTCGTCGAACTCATAGTGACGGTTTGCCTGGCATTTTTTGTATCGGAACTGTTGCTACCGCTGGTGGCACCTCGGTTTCCGGATGCAGCATCACGAATGATATTCCTGAGCTTGGCGATGCTGTTAGCCGGGCCCGTGGTGGTTTATCGTGCGCTGACAGCTTGGGCGTATCACGATGGTAAGGCGTTAAGCGGGGATGTGGTTCGCCCCTTTTTCGCAATCATGGCGTGTGGCGTGTTGTTAACGACGCTTGCCACCATTTGGATGGCCTACGAATCTCGCCGCGATTCGGAAGCGAAATTCGATGCGTTGGCCGAGCGCGTCAAAGTGGAAATGACGCGACGCATGGCGAACTTCGAGTATGGCTTGAAGGCACTGCGTGGTTTGCACGAGGCAAGCGAAGAGGTCAGCCTGAAGGAGTTCCGCAATTATTGCGAGGTGGTCAACCCTGTCGAGAGTTTTCCTGGGGCAATGGGGCAAGGCTTCATTCGCCGGGTTCAATCTAGCCAGCGCGACGCCTTTTTGAATTGGGCTCATGAAAACTTGGGTCGCGATTTTAAGATCAAGTCGGCTGGAAGCGTCAAGGAGCATGACAACTATTACGTGATTTGCCATATCGAACCACTTGCGAGAAATCAAGCAGCGTGGGGCTTAGATGTTGGCTCTGAGAGAAATCGACGCGAAGCCGCCGATAAAGCGATTCAGACCGGGCTTCCGACATTGACGGCGAAGATTAATTTGGTTCAGGATCAACTGAATCATAACGGTTTTCTGTATTACTTGGCCGTCTACGAGACTGGCATGCCACGTAATACGGCTGAGGAGCGAGATAAGGCATTCATGGGGTGGGCCTACATGCCGATTACCTCGGAACTTGCATTGGAAGGAATCATTCAGTCTGCAGATGAAATGCTGGACATTGAAGTTTACGACGACACGGCCTTGGATCCCTCTTCCAAGCTATTCTGTGGTCACGGATTTCACTTCCCCGAAGGTGGCGTGGCCAAGGCAAGTTATCGACCTCAGTTCATTAAATCGTTTCCCGAGCAAATTGGGGGACGACATTGGACGGTACAGATTACTAGCAATCCGAATTTCGATAAGACGATCAGTTTCATGCGTCCAGAGATTACGATTCTCTTTGGCGGCTTGTTGACATTCCTCGTTGCGGCTGTGGTCTGGAATATGGGAAGCTCGCGACGACAAGCGATCCAACTTGCGGAAACGATGACGGTTGATTTGAAGACGGCGAAGGACGAAGCCGAGCAAAACGCCCATCGCTTCACCGCCATTTTCATTAACGTGCCGGTCGGGGTCGCTCTCTTAGACGCCGACGGTCGTGTGTTGAATATCAACCCAGAAGGGCTCAAGCTGTGGGAGGCTTATTCTCGCCGTCAATTGCGTGGCTGCTCGCTACTAGATCAGGTTCCCGATGATGGTCATGCGGCGGTTTTGCACACGTTGAAAGAGGCAGTTGCTGGAAGGGATGCCCATACCGAATTCCAGATGATCGGCTTCCGAGGAACAGTGCGTTTAGTTGAAATGCACGCCGTTGTCGTGGGCAATGTGAGACATGACGGCGCTTCCACTCAGATATTGACAGCCATGCGCGATATCACCAAGCAGCGGCGAACTGAGAATGAGTTGCGCGAGGCTCGGAGTCGGGCTGAGGCGGCCAACCAAACCAAGAGCGAGTTTCTGGCGAACATGAGCCACGAGATCAGAACGCCCATGACCGCCATTCTTGGGTATACCGATCTGCTGGCCGAAGAGCAGCATCGTGAGGTGTCGCTCAACGACCGAATGGAGTACATCAATACCATTCGTCGTAACGGCGAGCATCTGTTGATGATCATCAACGATATCCTCGATCTCTCGAAGATCGAAGCCGGCAAGATGACCGTCGAGTCGGTTCCCACCCGAATCGATATGGTGGTTCGGGAAGTGATGGAATTGATGCAAGTCAAAGCGGCCGCCAAGGGGTTGGCGCTTAGTGCGACCATCGAGACCAAAATCCCCAAGGTCATTCCATGCGATCCGATTCGGTTACGGCAAATCTTAGTGAACCTAGTAGGGAATGCGATCAAGTTCACCGAGATTGGCTGTGTGCGAGTTCAATGCCGCTACGATTCTACATCGAAAGCAGTGCAAATCGCTGTCGAAGATAGCGGCATCGGCATGACCGAGATGCAAATGGAAAGGTTGTTCCAGGCCTTTGTGCAAGCCGACAACTCAATGACACGGCGTTTCGGAGGAACGGGCCTAGGGCTCCGCATCAGCAAACGGCTCGCCGAAATCTTAGGCGGAGATATCACCATTACCAGTGAGATTGGTATTGGGAGCACCTTCTGTGTCTCGTTGTTCATCGACAATATTCACGATAGTAATTGGCTTGAACCCACTGAGCACCTCGAAGCGATTGGGAAAGTAGATTCATCCGATCAAGCAAAGGCGAAAGAGCACAAGCGCCCGCTGCAGGGGATGAAGATTCTGTTGGCCGAAGATGGCCCCGATAATATTCGCTTGATCTCCTTTCACTTACGCAAAGCAGGCGCTGAAGTCGACACGGTTGAAAACGGCAAGTTATTGATCGAAAAAATGACGGTCGATGGAACCGTCGAAGGGGAACTGAAAGACCCGTCCCCTTGCGATGTCGTGTTGACCGATATGCAAATGCCGGAGATGGACGGGTACGAAGCGGCTCGACTATTACGCGCGAAAGGTGCCCGCTTACCAATCGTGGCCTTAACCGCTCATGCGATGTCAGGCGATTTAAAGAAGTGTTTAGACGCTGGGTGTTCTGCTTATGCCACTAAGCCCATCGATCGCGATCGACTTATCAAATCGGTTCAGCGTTTTCATCCTGAAGCCATGTCGTCGACGGTGATTTGA
- a CDS encoding DUF1559 domain-containing protein: protein MIQRKGFTLVELLVVIAIIGILIAMLLPAVQQAREAARRMHCLNNLKQIGLGMQNFHAAHDCFPTSVSGNGASHYWCAQILPYMEQNPLANIYDYSVKFNDIKNREAVQYPVPFMLCPSTPGGPIPHPKFKRSTSSSPEEWGSIGTDYAGSAGPNSKLWKNPAVVSYPEPESIDGLFKGSVKPGEKGRRIRDVTDGTSNSIGFVESAARPQKWEGTRQVPDSGLYSSASSNYVSVCSWAEGNLFVVRGFAFDGSIADETKQWSYPGPMMVNGSNYYGIYAFHPGGANVALVDGSVRFLTETTSPDIVASLLTIAGGEVVGEY from the coding sequence ATGATTCAACGTAAAGGGTTTACACTCGTCGAACTGCTGGTCGTGATTGCGATCATCGGTATTCTGATTGCCATGCTCCTTCCCGCCGTCCAACAGGCCCGCGAGGCCGCTCGACGGATGCATTGCTTGAACAATCTCAAGCAAATTGGCTTAGGAATGCAAAATTTCCACGCCGCTCATGATTGTTTTCCTACCAGCGTCTCCGGCAATGGAGCATCGCACTATTGGTGCGCCCAGATTCTTCCTTACATGGAGCAGAATCCCCTAGCGAACATTTACGATTACTCGGTGAAGTTCAACGACATCAAGAATCGCGAAGCCGTTCAATATCCAGTGCCGTTCATGCTTTGTCCCAGTACGCCTGGCGGTCCTATTCCGCATCCAAAGTTCAAGCGTTCTACTTCCTCCAGCCCGGAAGAATGGGGGTCGATCGGTACGGATTACGCTGGCTCAGCTGGCCCTAATTCCAAATTATGGAAAAACCCAGCGGTGGTTTCTTATCCCGAGCCAGAAAGCATCGATGGTCTCTTTAAGGGATCGGTAAAGCCGGGTGAGAAAGGCCGCCGGATTCGTGATGTGACCGATGGAACCTCGAATTCGATTGGGTTTGTTGAGTCAGCCGCGCGGCCTCAAAAGTGGGAAGGGACAAGACAAGTTCCAGACTCAGGACTCTATAGCAGTGCCTCGTCGAACTATGTTTCTGTTTGTAGCTGGGCAGAAGGCAATCTCTTTGTCGTGCGTGGTTTTGCGTTCGATGGTTCAATCGCTGACGAAACCAAGCAGTGGAGCTACCCTGGACCGATGATGGTCAATGGGTCGAACTACTACGGGATTTATGCGTTTCATCCTGGTGGGGCGAATGTCGCTTTGGTGGATGGTTCGGTTCGATTCTTAACCGAAACAACGAGCCCAGATATTGTCGCTTCCTTGTTGACAATCGCCGGCGGCGAAGTGGTAGGAGAGTACTAA
- a CDS encoding cytochrome-c peroxidase, whose product MVYDSADASLVRRAVLFLALLLCGLSCQSLFAQQQAVIYPPGNAWEGLPTSGKPQAVYNADPAHPLNRLQAILFLAELVPEEIQSQLPTEMERSGLSLEEFYQAKWYFGKRAGTDEDRKWFGGDVRVSPVREFTAEQRKELLQLLAQIIAADPAQFNEWFAQPSHQVLLQWDLMSVWWQLEQKKLDDPQLLSSMAQAIEALALPSEQLQKLPSGYEALQDQFATDAKPVSPGEAFLPRDLLLAEISSDSPWVEIGRKSSVLFQAHRSLHASRVYLNAGSRSEGEQIVAAVGEVDTSELAERLPDGVQTALVQSLVVVDDQLQPVATPIIDEVRIRVVQKPFELSPEHRSSSRDGSSHWIFHRTRAGTVLDPTSSFRFVPDTAQSLFVEYGTMKHATYAAQCALCHRMTSNGGQSPLSIRSLSKHMRPHVAQPGERFELAQAEMADVVTALKQRLETAPPPQATTSNTRLKPRPEKSEAERAQLASELREVYSQSPDKWPAPNVDADVKWQEIGLLPEVQHPANNPYSEAKEALGHALFFDPRLSGTGQMACASCHDPDLAWSDGRTTSFGNARKMLARNAPTTRFAAFQEQFFWDGRAQTLEDQAVAVLLNPDEMHASADHVRNTVASITPYQKMFGEAFGDEEVTIEKVGQAIACFERSAVHGRTRFDAFMKGRPEVMSDAAMRGMDLFRREARCMNCHHGPLFSDGKFHDVGLSYYGRKYEDLGRYNVTGDPADVGRFRTPTLRDVTATGPLMHNGLFQLPGVLNMYNAGMPTLKRKEHQQDDALFPTKSPHLKPLGLNKQDLVDLATFLSTLEEPKLRVRPPELPGLHPAP is encoded by the coding sequence ATGGTTTACGATTCGGCAGACGCGTCTCTGGTTCGACGTGCCGTATTGTTTTTGGCTTTGCTGTTGTGTGGCTTAAGCTGCCAAAGCCTTTTTGCCCAGCAGCAAGCGGTAATTTACCCACCCGGAAATGCGTGGGAAGGTTTGCCGACTTCGGGTAAACCTCAAGCCGTGTACAACGCCGATCCTGCTCATCCCCTGAATCGCTTACAGGCGATTTTGTTTCTCGCTGAACTTGTGCCGGAAGAGATTCAATCGCAATTGCCCACCGAGATGGAACGCAGTGGGCTCTCCCTCGAAGAGTTCTATCAGGCAAAGTGGTACTTCGGAAAACGAGCAGGTACCGACGAGGATCGTAAGTGGTTTGGCGGTGACGTGCGTGTTTCTCCCGTCCGAGAATTTACGGCAGAGCAGCGGAAAGAACTGCTGCAACTGCTTGCTCAAATCATCGCAGCCGATCCGGCTCAATTCAACGAATGGTTTGCGCAACCTAGCCATCAAGTTCTGTTGCAGTGGGATTTGATGAGCGTTTGGTGGCAGTTGGAGCAAAAGAAGCTCGATGATCCCCAGTTGCTGTCCAGCATGGCCCAAGCCATTGAAGCATTGGCTTTACCATCAGAGCAGTTGCAGAAACTTCCTTCCGGCTATGAGGCACTTCAGGATCAATTTGCTACAGACGCAAAGCCTGTTTCTCCGGGCGAGGCCTTTTTGCCGCGTGATCTACTGCTGGCCGAAATCTCCTCAGATTCTCCTTGGGTCGAGATTGGGCGTAAGAGTTCGGTCCTATTTCAGGCCCATCGTTCGCTGCATGCTTCGCGTGTTTATTTGAATGCTGGTAGCCGTAGCGAAGGGGAGCAGATAGTTGCTGCAGTGGGTGAAGTCGATACTTCTGAATTGGCAGAGCGACTTCCCGATGGCGTGCAAACCGCCTTGGTGCAATCTTTGGTTGTTGTTGACGATCAATTGCAGCCGGTCGCAACGCCGATCATCGATGAAGTACGCATTCGTGTCGTTCAGAAACCATTTGAACTTTCGCCTGAGCATCGCAGCAGCAGCCGTGATGGTTCCAGCCATTGGATCTTTCATCGTACGCGAGCAGGGACGGTGTTGGACCCTACAAGCTCATTTCGCTTTGTGCCTGATACGGCTCAATCGTTGTTCGTTGAATATGGCACCATGAAGCATGCCACTTATGCGGCTCAATGTGCTTTGTGTCATCGAATGACGAGCAACGGCGGTCAGTCGCCGCTATCGATTCGCTCGCTATCGAAGCACATGCGACCTCACGTGGCCCAGCCTGGCGAACGCTTCGAGTTGGCACAAGCCGAGATGGCGGACGTCGTGACGGCTTTGAAGCAACGTTTGGAAACAGCACCCCCACCCCAGGCAACCACCAGCAACACGCGTTTGAAGCCGCGGCCTGAGAAGTCCGAGGCCGAGCGGGCACAATTGGCCAGCGAGTTGCGGGAGGTTTATTCGCAATCGCCAGACAAGTGGCCGGCTCCGAATGTCGATGCCGATGTGAAGTGGCAAGAGATTGGGCTTTTGCCTGAGGTACAGCATCCGGCGAATAATCCTTATAGCGAAGCGAAAGAAGCCTTAGGGCATGCGTTGTTTTTCGATCCACGCCTTTCTGGTACCGGGCAGATGGCATGTGCTTCGTGCCACGACCCCGATCTAGCGTGGAGCGACGGACGCACGACGAGCTTTGGTAATGCTCGGAAGATGCTTGCTCGGAACGCACCCACAACCCGCTTTGCTGCTTTTCAAGAGCAGTTCTTCTGGGATGGACGGGCCCAGACGTTGGAAGACCAAGCCGTTGCCGTGTTGCTGAACCCGGATGAGATGCACGCCAGTGCCGATCATGTGCGTAACACGGTGGCTTCGATTACGCCGTATCAAAAAATGTTTGGCGAAGCGTTTGGCGACGAAGAAGTCACGATCGAAAAGGTCGGGCAAGCGATTGCCTGCTTCGAGCGATCCGCCGTGCATGGCCGAACGCGTTTCGATGCGTTTATGAAAGGGCGGCCAGAGGTCATGTCGGACGCTGCCATGCGTGGAATGGATCTCTTTCGCCGTGAGGCCCGTTGCATGAACTGCCATCATGGTCCGCTGTTTAGCGATGGCAAGTTCCACGACGTTGGGCTTAGCTATTATGGTCGCAAGTACGAGGACTTAGGTCGCTACAACGTGACCGGCGATCCTGCCGACGTCGGACGGTTTCGCACACCTACGCTCCGCGATGTGACCGCCACCGGGCCGCTGATGCACAATGGTCTTTTTCAATTGCCAGGCGTGCTCAACATGTACAACGCCGGCATGCCGACCCTCAAGCGGAAAGAGCACCAGCAAGACGACGCCCTTTTTCCAACCAAGTCGCCGCACCTCAAGCCGCTAGGGCTCAACAAGCAAGACCTGGTCGATCTGGCTACATTTCTTTCGACTTTGGAGGAACCGAAGTTGCGTGTCAGACCGCCTGAGTTACCTGGCTTGCATCCGGCTCCGTAA
- a CDS encoding DUF1572 family protein, producing MNTQKPWTEALHVTAVSYRKMIDATLSQLTDEEFFQRPAAEINSVAVLLRHLGGNLASRWTDFQTTDGEKPSRSRDDEFADWPGDRASLMAYFEEGWQQLIAAIDAANELNPSMSIDIRGEAQTLATAFLRSLTHLSYHVGQISLIARTVHQGNWHWLTIAPGGSQRHNEQTWGTSQSRGIQGAEEAR from the coding sequence ATGAATACTCAAAAACCTTGGACCGAAGCCCTTCACGTCACGGCGGTATCGTATCGGAAAATGATCGATGCAACGCTTTCGCAGTTGACCGACGAAGAGTTCTTTCAGCGACCCGCGGCGGAAATCAATTCCGTCGCGGTTTTACTACGGCATCTTGGAGGGAATTTGGCCAGCCGTTGGACCGACTTTCAAACCACCGATGGGGAGAAACCGAGCCGTAGTCGAGACGACGAGTTCGCCGATTGGCCTGGTGATCGAGCCTCGTTAATGGCCTATTTCGAGGAAGGTTGGCAGCAGCTTATCGCGGCCATAGACGCAGCGAACGAGCTTAATCCATCCATGTCGATTGACATTCGCGGGGAAGCCCAAACGCTAGCAACAGCGTTCTTACGCTCGTTGACCCACCTATCGTACCATGTCGGGCAAATTTCGCTGATTGCCCGGACGGTGCATCAGGGCAATTGGCATTGGCTGACCATCGCCCCCGGGGGAAGTCAGCGACATAACGAGCAAACCTGGGGGACTTCACAAAGTCGTGGCATTCAGGGAGCGGAGGAGGCACGCTAA
- a CDS encoding DUF1549 and DUF1553 domain-containing protein, protein MFRKSHLLASWGVVVALGWFAGATLLQAEELSAEEVQAIEPAPDKVARMQAMAARIDELILAKLESEKATPAPLASDGEFIRRAYLDLVGSIPTVAQTRAYLEDTSPDKREKLIAQLLKSPAHPTHLANTWRALVLKPTDDPTSLQNEQGLQQWLRGKFSENTRYDRLVEEFLTATQGNDGPGYFYAAQELKPELLAAETSRIFLGLQLECAQCHDHPFDRWKQRDFWGVAAFFAQLERPNNDNNLGLGRFDIVDRSVGEVMIPETEDIVKPAFPGTDADYASFGGTRRQQLAIWMVSRDNPFMPRRAVNWAWSHMMGRGIVHPADDMSPQNLPSHPELLDELTTYFVKSGFDLRLLLQTIAITDTYARSSEAVSESEAPPELFARMAVKSLTPEQLYDALLKVGLLHDNSPERLNGGARVQFVARMRTAGKDRTTFDTGMPQALALMNGPPVSTATNPETSGLLKAMSAPFLSDEQRLKVLFLAAYSREPNSAELARYEEFLQTASPAEQSQALGDVLWVLANSAEFMLNH, encoded by the coding sequence ATGTTTCGCAAATCGCACTTGTTGGCGAGTTGGGGCGTTGTCGTTGCCCTGGGGTGGTTCGCTGGGGCTACTCTGCTCCAAGCTGAAGAACTCTCCGCCGAAGAAGTTCAAGCGATTGAACCGGCTCCCGATAAAGTTGCTCGGATGCAGGCCATGGCGGCTCGGATTGACGAGCTCATCCTGGCGAAGCTGGAAAGCGAGAAAGCCACGCCGGCTCCTCTGGCCAGCGACGGCGAGTTTATCCGCCGAGCCTATCTTGATTTGGTAGGCAGCATCCCAACCGTCGCTCAGACGCGAGCTTATCTCGAAGATACTTCCCCAGACAAACGCGAGAAGCTGATCGCCCAGCTTTTGAAGTCGCCTGCCCACCCAACGCACTTGGCCAACACATGGCGGGCGTTGGTTCTTAAGCCGACCGACGACCCGACCAGCTTGCAGAACGAGCAAGGCTTGCAGCAGTGGCTACGGGGCAAGTTTAGCGAGAACACACGTTACGATCGCTTGGTGGAAGAGTTTCTAACCGCCACGCAAGGGAACGACGGTCCTGGCTATTTTTATGCTGCCCAGGAATTAAAGCCTGAGTTGTTGGCGGCTGAGACTTCGCGGATTTTTCTGGGGCTGCAGTTGGAATGTGCCCAGTGTCACGATCACCCGTTCGATCGTTGGAAACAACGCGACTTCTGGGGTGTGGCGGCCTTCTTTGCTCAACTCGAACGTCCCAACAATGACAACAACCTGGGATTAGGTAGGTTCGATATCGTCGATCGCAGCGTCGGGGAAGTGATGATCCCCGAGACGGAAGACATCGTTAAGCCGGCTTTCCCAGGCACCGATGCCGACTATGCTTCGTTTGGCGGAACGCGGCGGCAACAATTGGCCATTTGGATGGTCTCGCGCGACAACCCTTTCATGCCACGTCGGGCCGTTAATTGGGCTTGGTCGCACATGATGGGGCGCGGCATCGTGCATCCTGCCGACGATATGTCTCCGCAAAATCTACCCAGCCATCCAGAGTTACTCGACGAATTAACGACTTACTTTGTGAAGTCAGGTTTCGACCTCCGTTTGTTATTGCAAACGATCGCGATTACCGACACGTATGCTCGAAGCAGTGAAGCGGTTTCCGAATCGGAAGCTCCGCCCGAGCTTTTTGCACGCATGGCCGTCAAATCGCTGACGCCAGAGCAGCTTTACGACGCGCTGTTGAAGGTTGGCCTATTACATGACAACTCGCCGGAGCGGCTTAACGGTGGAGCCCGCGTGCAGTTTGTCGCTCGGATGCGGACGGCTGGCAAGGATCGGACGACGTTCGATACCGGTATGCCTCAAGCGTTGGCTTTGATGAACGGTCCACCGGTTTCGACGGCGACGAATCCCGAAACCAGTGGCCTGCTAAAAGCGATGTCGGCTCCCTTCCTTTCGGATGAGCAGCGACTCAAGGTGTTGTTTCTGGCCGCTTACAGTCGCGAACCGAATTCGGCGGAGTTGGCCCGCTATGAAGAGTTCCTGCAGACAGCTTCTCCTGCGGAACAATCCCAGGCCCTGGGGGACGTATTGTGGGTGTTGGCCAATAGTGCCGAGTTCATGTTGAATCACTAA
- a CDS encoding DUF1501 domain-containing protein yields the protein MNVSSFSRRRFLQSSAALVGAASCGWLPQLAAAAGPNPQRKRSCILLWMAGGPTQTDTFDMKPGHANGGEFQETETNVPGLRFSEHFTGLAQQADKLAVLRGMSTKEGDHLRGTYLMHTGQRPGGPLNYPAIGASLAKAMANRESALPNYVAVNPSAFLNGAALGPGFLGPRYAAATVGARGGRPPGQQPMEEGSELANLGVDFLSLPSGVNQSRHDARLALWQQQQQQFLSGHPAGAAEAQATIFQSAVKMMHPEAASAFDLSQERTEIRESYGRGTFGQGCLIARRLVERGVPFVEVTLGGNGLGWDTHQNNFAAVKRLSQELDQGWSTLMTELAERGLLETTTICWMGEFGRTPNINNNAGRDHFPDAWSCVLAGGGIAGGQAYGKTDEAGMEVTENKTEVQDLLATLCRAVGVDPATEHYSPQARPIKISEGAAIDQVLA from the coding sequence ATGAACGTATCCAGCTTCTCTAGGCGACGGTTTCTGCAGTCTTCTGCGGCGTTAGTCGGGGCGGCCAGTTGCGGGTGGTTACCCCAGTTGGCAGCGGCGGCTGGCCCCAATCCGCAGCGGAAGCGAAGCTGTATTTTGCTGTGGATGGCCGGTGGTCCCACCCAGACCGATACCTTCGATATGAAGCCAGGGCATGCGAACGGGGGTGAATTCCAAGAAACGGAAACCAACGTGCCGGGGCTTCGTTTTAGCGAACACTTCACTGGGCTGGCACAACAGGCCGACAAGTTGGCTGTGCTGCGCGGGATGAGTACCAAGGAAGGGGATCATCTGCGAGGGACTTACCTTATGCACACTGGGCAGCGCCCTGGGGGCCCGCTCAATTATCCGGCGATCGGGGCCTCGCTGGCCAAAGCTATGGCCAATCGCGAGTCGGCCTTGCCCAACTATGTAGCGGTCAATCCTAGTGCGTTTCTAAATGGTGCGGCGTTAGGGCCTGGCTTCTTGGGACCACGCTATGCAGCGGCGACGGTCGGTGCGCGTGGTGGCCGCCCACCAGGGCAGCAACCGATGGAAGAAGGGAGCGAACTTGCCAATCTGGGGGTCGATTTCTTATCGCTTCCTTCGGGAGTCAATCAGTCGCGACACGATGCTCGCTTGGCGTTGTGGCAACAGCAGCAACAGCAATTTCTCTCTGGACATCCAGCCGGAGCCGCCGAGGCCCAGGCAACCATTTTTCAGTCGGCCGTAAAAATGATGCACCCAGAGGCCGCTTCGGCGTTCGATCTCTCGCAAGAGCGAACCGAAATTCGCGAATCTTACGGTCGCGGCACCTTTGGCCAAGGCTGCCTGATCGCGCGGCGGCTGGTCGAACGCGGGGTACCCTTTGTGGAAGTGACCCTCGGTGGAAACGGCTTAGGCTGGGATACCCATCAAAATAACTTCGCCGCAGTCAAACGACTTTCGCAAGAACTCGACCAAGGCTGGAGTACCTTAATGACCGAACTGGCCGAGCGAGGGTTGCTGGAAACCACCACAATTTGTTGGATGGGTGAGTTCGGACGAACCCCCAACATTAACAACAATGCCGGGCGAGACCACTTCCCCGACGCGTGGAGCTGCGTGTTAGCAGGAGGCGGTATCGCGGGTGGTCAGGCCTACGGCAAGACCGATGAGGCAGGCATGGAGGTGACCGAAAACAAGACGGAAGTCCAGGACTTGTTGGCAACCCTTTGCCGCGCGGTTGGTGTCGATCCGGCGACCGAACACTATTCGCCGCAAGCCCGCCCGATCAAGATTTCCGAAGGCGCCGCAATCGATCAGGTACTTGCTTAA
- a CDS encoding PstS family phosphate ABC transporter substrate-binding protein, with protein sequence MIRHLLCMLVAFSAFLFPRLAVAQIQVDADLPVYQRVSGVSGTIKSIGSDTMNNMMTLWAEGFKEIYPNVQIEIEGKGSSTAPPALIQGTATFGPMSRPMKANEIDDFEKRYGYKPTAMGTSIDMLAVYVNKDNPLKGLSLPQVDAIFSTNRKGGVKEDVTRWGQLGVGGTLAQSPISLYGRNSASGTYALFKEIALFGGDYKPTVKEQPGSSSVVQGVATDKAGIGYSGIGYKTSDVRALPLSVKGNGYVEPTAENADDYPMSRFLYIYVNHRPGSELDPLRREFLKYIFSQQGQKAVVKDGYLPITAESAAAQLDAVGIKQ encoded by the coding sequence ATGATCCGCCATCTTCTTTGTATGCTCGTTGCGTTCTCGGCGTTCCTCTTCCCTCGCTTAGCCGTTGCGCAAATCCAAGTCGACGCGGACCTGCCGGTTTACCAGCGCGTCTCGGGTGTCTCAGGCACGATCAAGAGCATCGGTTCCGACACGATGAACAACATGATGACGTTGTGGGCGGAAGGTTTTAAAGAGATCTACCCCAACGTGCAGATCGAAATTGAAGGGAAGGGCTCGTCGACTGCCCCGCCAGCGTTGATTCAAGGGACGGCAACCTTCGGCCCCATGAGCCGTCCGATGAAGGCCAACGAGATCGACGACTTCGAGAAGCGTTACGGTTATAAGCCGACCGCGATGGGAACGAGCATCGACATGCTGGCCGTTTACGTCAACAAAGATAACCCTCTCAAAGGTTTGTCGCTGCCTCAGGTCGATGCCATTTTTTCGACCAATCGCAAAGGTGGCGTGAAGGAAGATGTAACGCGCTGGGGGCAGCTGGGCGTCGGTGGTACGCTCGCGCAATCGCCGATCAGCTTGTATGGTCGCAATTCGGCTTCCGGCACGTACGCGTTGTTCAAAGAAATCGCCTTGTTTGGTGGCGATTACAAACCGACCGTCAAAGAACAGCCAGGTAGCTCGTCGGTCGTTCAAGGGGTGGCTACCGATAAAGCGGGCATCGGCTACAGCGGCATCGGCTACAAGACTTCAGACGTGCGAGCTTTGCCTCTTTCGGTTAAAGGGAACGGCTACGTCGAACCCACCGCTGAAAACGCAGATGATTACCCCATGTCTCGTTTTCTGTATATCTATGTGAATCACCGCCCTGGGAGCGAACTCGATCCTTTGCGGCGAGAATTCCTGAAGTATATTTTCAGCCAGCAAGGGCAAAAGGCCGTGGTCAAAGATGGCTACCTGCCCATCACCGCAGAATCGGCTGCCGCCCAGTTGGACGCGGTTGGTATTAAGCAGTAA